Proteins encoded in a region of the Streptomyces sp. NBC_00258 genome:
- a CDS encoding FAD-dependent monooxygenase has product MAQSPRAVVVGGGIGGLTAAVALHRRGWRVTVLERAGSLEPVGAGISLAPNSLRALDVIGLGDEIRDLAAWQGDGGLRTPGGRWLSRTSTAALAERFGGPLVLLHRATLIKSLAAQLPEGTVRTTAEAALADPGDDDRPARVSTPDGELEAELVVGADGIRSAVRLELFPDHPGPVYSGFTTWRVVIPVPGADFASHETWGRGRIWGTHPLKDGRVYAYAAARVPGGGRATDDERAELVRLFGDWHDPIPAVIDAARPEDVLRHDVHHIAEPLPAFHAGRVALIGDAAHAMPPTLGQGGNQAIEDAIVLAHHAGPRTAPLDAGLAAYTAARKPRTTAIARKAVQVARLNMMRSRPGMVLRNAAVAAVSKAGPGLFLRSFDGIADWRPPQAPYASEETRVSTP; this is encoded by the coding sequence ATGGCACAGTCACCGCGCGCCGTCGTCGTGGGCGGCGGCATCGGGGGTCTCACCGCGGCGGTGGCGCTGCACCGGCGCGGCTGGCGGGTCACCGTCCTGGAGCGGGCCGGTTCGCTGGAACCCGTCGGCGCCGGCATCTCCCTCGCGCCCAACTCCCTGCGCGCCCTCGACGTCATCGGTCTCGGCGACGAGATCCGTGACCTCGCCGCCTGGCAGGGCGACGGAGGACTGCGGACCCCGGGCGGCCGCTGGCTCTCGCGGACCAGCACCGCCGCCCTGGCCGAACGCTTCGGCGGCCCGCTGGTCCTGCTGCACCGGGCCACACTCATCAAGAGCCTGGCCGCACAGCTCCCCGAGGGCACCGTGCGCACCACGGCCGAGGCGGCCCTGGCGGATCCCGGTGACGACGACCGCCCCGCCCGTGTCAGCACCCCCGACGGCGAGCTGGAGGCCGAACTGGTCGTCGGCGCCGACGGCATCCGCTCCGCCGTTCGCCTGGAGCTGTTCCCGGACCACCCGGGCCCGGTCTACTCCGGGTTCACCACCTGGCGGGTCGTGATCCCGGTGCCCGGAGCGGACTTCGCCTCGCACGAGACGTGGGGCCGGGGCCGTATCTGGGGCACGCATCCGCTCAAGGACGGCAGGGTGTACGCGTACGCCGCGGCCCGCGTTCCCGGCGGAGGCCGGGCGACCGACGACGAACGGGCCGAACTCGTCCGGCTCTTCGGCGACTGGCACGACCCGATCCCCGCCGTCATCGACGCCGCGCGCCCCGAGGACGTCCTGCGCCACGACGTCCACCACATCGCCGAGCCCCTGCCCGCCTTCCACGCCGGCCGGGTCGCGCTGATCGGCGACGCGGCGCACGCCATGCCGCCGACCCTGGGACAGGGCGGCAACCAGGCCATCGAGGACGCGATCGTGCTCGCACATCACGCCGGTCCGCGTACGGCCCCGCTCGACGCGGGCCTCGCCGCGTACACGGCGGCACGCAAACCGCGTACGACCGCCATCGCCCGCAAGGCGGTCCAGGTCGCCCGTCTCAACATGATGCGCAGCCGTCCCGGCATGGTCCTGCGCAATGCCGCGGTCGCCGCGGTGTCGAAGGCCGGACCCGGCCTCTTCCTGCGGAGTTTCGACGGAATCGCCGACTGGCGGCCGCCGCAGGCGCCGTATGCTTCCGAGGAGACACGGGTGAGCACGCCCTAG
- a CDS encoding Gfo/Idh/MocA family protein, whose protein sequence is MKVGCIGLGDIAQKAYLPVLTTRPGLELHLHTRTPATLTRVADSLNLPAGQRHTDLSELLAQDLDAAFVHAPTHAHLEIVTRLLEAGVATYVDKPIAYELADSERLVKLAEERNTSLAVGFNRRYAPGYAQCADHPRELILMQKNRIGLPEQPRTMILDDFIHVVDTLRFLAPGPVDDVTVRARVEGGLLHHVVLQLAGEGFTALGVMNRLSGSNEEILEVSGQDTKRQVVNLAEVIDHKGQPTIRRRGDWVPVARQRGIEQAVLAFLDAVRAGKVLSARDALATHELCERVVRAVTDRPA, encoded by the coding sequence GTGAAGGTCGGCTGCATCGGACTCGGAGACATCGCGCAGAAGGCCTATCTGCCGGTGCTCACCACCCGGCCGGGGCTCGAACTGCATCTGCACACGCGGACGCCCGCCACCCTCACCAGGGTCGCCGACAGCCTCAACCTGCCGGCCGGGCAGCGTCACACCGACCTCTCCGAGCTGCTCGCGCAGGACCTCGACGCGGCGTTCGTGCACGCGCCCACACACGCGCACCTCGAGATCGTGACCCGTCTCCTCGAAGCGGGCGTCGCCACATATGTCGACAAGCCGATCGCGTACGAACTCGCCGACTCCGAACGCCTGGTGAAGCTCGCGGAGGAGCGGAACACCAGCCTGGCCGTCGGCTTCAACCGGCGCTACGCACCCGGGTACGCGCAGTGCGCCGACCACCCGCGCGAGCTGATCCTGATGCAGAAGAACCGCATCGGCCTGCCGGAACAGCCCCGCACGATGATCCTCGACGACTTCATCCACGTCGTGGACACCCTGCGGTTCCTGGCGCCGGGACCGGTCGACGACGTGACCGTGCGGGCCCGGGTCGAGGGCGGACTGCTGCACCACGTCGTGCTCCAGCTCGCCGGGGAGGGGTTCACCGCGCTCGGCGTGATGAACCGGCTGAGCGGCTCGAACGAGGAGATCCTCGAAGTCTCCGGGCAGGACACCAAGCGTCAGGTCGTCAACCTCGCCGAGGTCATCGACCACAAGGGCCAGCCGACGATACGCCGGCGCGGCGACTGGGTGCCGGTGGCCCGGCAGCGCGGCATCGAGCAGGCCGTGCTCGCGTTCCTCGACGCGGTGCGCGCGGGCAAGGTGCTCAGCGCCCGGGACGCGCTGGCGACCCATGAGCTGTGCGAGCGGGTGGTACGCGCGGTGACGGACCGGCCCGCCTGA
- the lnt gene encoding apolipoprotein N-acyltransferase, producing MKLSAADWRRRLDSPWWRGIAAVLAGALPMLSFPAPSLWWFAYVALVPWILLVRSAPTARRAAYDGWLGGLGFMLAVHHWLLPSLHVFTLVIAALLGALWAPWGWLTRRFLAGVPSAGQIASALFVLPSAWLMVELVRSWEGLGGPWGLLGSSQWDVEPALRLASVGGVWLLSFLLVAVNVAVAVLVAVRQSRVPALAGLVATAAATSAAWVWSPRPDVDGRVRIAVVQPGVIDGVGGAEKRFAREEALTRQLAGQDVDLVVWGESSVGFDLADRPDLADRLAALSREVDADILVNVDARRSDRPGIYKSSVLVGPEGPTGDRYDKMRLVPFGEYVPARSLLGWATSVGKAAGEDRMRGGEQVVMNVGDGLRIGPMVCFESAFPDMSRHLARDGAELLLAQSATSSFQQSWAPEQHASLAALRAAETGRPMVHATLTGVSAVYGPSGERVGSWLGTDASASEVYDVPLAHGVTPYARFGEWPVYAALLILAVLGATDGARSLRVRRAGPSPRVPPARTAHGSPARPGR from the coding sequence ATGAAGCTGTCCGCCGCTGACTGGCGCCGACGCCTCGACTCCCCCTGGTGGCGGGGCATCGCGGCCGTGCTCGCCGGCGCCCTGCCGATGCTCAGCTTCCCGGCGCCGTCCCTGTGGTGGTTCGCGTATGTCGCGCTGGTGCCGTGGATCCTGCTCGTCCGCTCGGCTCCGACGGCCCGGCGGGCGGCGTACGACGGCTGGCTCGGCGGGCTCGGTTTCATGCTGGCCGTGCACCACTGGCTGCTGCCGAGCCTGCATGTCTTCACGCTCGTGATAGCGGCGCTGCTCGGCGCGCTCTGGGCACCGTGGGGCTGGCTGACACGCAGATTCCTGGCCGGTGTTCCCTCGGCGGGCCAGATCGCCTCCGCCCTGTTCGTGCTGCCCTCCGCCTGGCTGATGGTCGAACTCGTGCGCTCCTGGGAGGGGTTGGGCGGCCCCTGGGGTCTGCTCGGATCGAGCCAGTGGGATGTGGAGCCCGCGCTGCGGCTGGCCTCGGTGGGCGGGGTGTGGCTGCTGAGCTTCCTGCTCGTCGCCGTGAACGTCGCGGTCGCCGTCCTCGTCGCCGTACGGCAGTCCCGTGTCCCCGCACTCGCCGGGCTGGTCGCCACGGCCGCGGCCACCTCGGCGGCCTGGGTGTGGTCCCCACGGCCGGACGTCGACGGCCGGGTCCGGATCGCCGTCGTGCAGCCCGGCGTGATCGACGGAGTCGGCGGCGCGGAGAAGCGGTTCGCGCGCGAGGAGGCGCTCACCCGGCAGCTGGCCGGGCAGGACGTGGATCTCGTGGTGTGGGGCGAGAGCAGTGTCGGCTTCGACCTCGCCGACCGGCCCGACCTCGCGGACCGGCTCGCCGCGCTCTCCCGCGAGGTGGACGCGGATATCCTGGTCAACGTGGACGCGCGCCGCTCCGACCGGCCCGGCATATACAAGAGCTCGGTGCTCGTTGGGCCCGAGGGGCCGACCGGCGACCGCTACGACAAGATGCGCCTCGTGCCCTTCGGCGAGTACGTTCCGGCCCGTTCCCTCCTCGGCTGGGCCACGTCCGTGGGCAAGGCGGCGGGCGAGGACCGTATGCGCGGCGGCGAGCAGGTCGTGATGAACGTCGGGGACGGACTGCGGATCGGCCCGATGGTCTGTTTCGAGTCGGCGTTCCCCGACATGAGCCGTCATCTCGCGCGGGACGGCGCCGAGTTGCTGCTCGCGCAGTCGGCGACCTCGTCGTTCCAGCAGAGCTGGGCGCCCGAGCAGCACGCGTCGCTGGCGGCGCTGCGGGCCGCCGAGACGGGCCGGCCGATGGTGCACGCGACGCTCACCGGCGTCTCCGCGGTCTACGGCCCGAGCGGTGAGCGCGTCGGCTCCTGGCTCGGCACCGATGCCAGCGCCTCGGAGGTGTACGACGTGCCGCTGGCACACGGTGTCACCCCGTACGCGCGGTTCGGCGAGTGGCCGGTGTACGCGGCGCTGCTGATCCTGGCCGTCCTGGGCGCCACGGACGGTGCCCGGTCGTTGCGGGTCAGGCGGGCCGGTCCGTCACCGCGCGTACCACCCGCTCGCACAGCTCATGGGTCGCCAGCGCGTCCCGGGCGCTGA
- a CDS encoding nuclear transport factor 2 family protein: MTQRVELATVMDRLAVDGLVTEYAVAVDDGDWEAYRGLFAPDGRADYRSAGGIEGDAGQIAGWLAQTMELFPMRQHLIVNRRVRFGALEQDTGDTARIQADYVNPMRFAGGDGGSTEPDFVCGGRYDFGLVRTYNGWRLREVVVHEKWRRVTQAQQEPAAH, translated from the coding sequence ATGACGCAGCGCGTGGAACTGGCTACGGTAATGGACCGGCTCGCGGTCGACGGACTGGTCACCGAGTACGCGGTGGCGGTCGACGACGGGGACTGGGAGGCGTACCGCGGACTGTTCGCGCCGGACGGGCGGGCGGACTACCGGTCGGCGGGCGGTATCGAGGGGGACGCGGGGCAGATCGCCGGATGGCTCGCGCAGACCATGGAGCTGTTCCCGATGCGGCAGCATCTGATCGTGAACCGGCGGGTACGGTTCGGGGCGCTGGAGCAGGACACGGGCGACACGGCCCGGATCCAGGCGGACTACGTCAATCCGATGCGGTTCGCGGGAGGCGACGGCGGATCGACGGAACCCGACTTCGTGTGCGGCGGCCGGTACGACTTCGGGCTGGTGCGGACGTACAACGGCTGGCGGCTGCGTGAGGTGGTCGTCCACGAGAAGTGGCGCCGGGTCACGCAGGCGCAGCAGGAACCCGCCGCCCACTGA
- a CDS encoding winged helix-turn-helix transcriptional regulator, whose translation MLGTAPRPGRPVRGSATGRPVMAAMDLLGRRWTLRVIWELHLSGAPIGFRDLQRRCDAMSSSVLSARLTDLREAGVAAPTDETTWRLTPLGEDLVTAMGPLLDWSRTWAEQR comes from the coding sequence ATCTTGGGCACGGCACCCCGTCCCGGTCGGCCCGTGCGCGGTTCGGCCACCGGCCGTCCCGTCATGGCCGCGATGGACCTCCTGGGCCGCCGCTGGACGCTCCGCGTGATCTGGGAACTCCACCTGAGCGGAGCGCCTATCGGTTTCCGCGACCTCCAGCGCCGCTGCGACGCCATGTCGTCCAGCGTCCTGTCCGCCCGCCTCACCGACCTCCGCGAGGCGGGTGTCGCGGCGCCCACGGACGAGACGACCTGGCGCCTCACACCCCTCGGCGAGGATCTGGTGACGGCGATGGGACCCCTGCTCGACTGGTCCCGCACCTGGGCCGAGCAGCGGTGA
- a CDS encoding carboxymuconolactone decarboxylase family protein — protein sequence MKQRIEGVTPPYDPESERELRRWMPPGVTHEPLMLFKILQRHPDLASRMRTLGAGLLVHGRLSDTDRELVIARVAARCGCAYEWGVHMAAYAEASGLDPERIPLTVTGTPADPAWTPRQGALLRAVDELHDTARLSDDGWTALRAHLDELEALEFLVLAGWYRTIAYVANGLEIEQEPWARAFPEG from the coding sequence ATGAAGCAACGCATCGAGGGCGTCACGCCGCCCTACGACCCCGAGTCCGAACGCGAGTTGCGCCGCTGGATGCCGCCCGGCGTCACCCACGAACCCCTGATGCTCTTCAAGATCCTGCAACGCCACCCCGACCTCGCCTCCCGTATGCGGACCCTCGGCGCGGGCCTGCTCGTCCACGGCCGGCTCTCCGACACCGACCGCGAGTTGGTCATCGCCAGGGTCGCGGCCCGCTGCGGCTGCGCGTACGAGTGGGGCGTCCACATGGCCGCGTACGCCGAAGCCTCCGGTCTGGATCCGGAGCGGATTCCCCTGACGGTGACCGGGACCCCGGCCGATCCGGCCTGGACACCACGCCAGGGAGCCCTGCTCCGGGCCGTGGACGAACTCCATGACACGGCCCGTCTGTCGGACGACGGCTGGACCGCCCTCCGCGCCCATCTCGACGAACTCGAAGCCCTGGAGTTCCTCGTCCTGGCGGGCTGGTACCGCACCATCGCGTACGTGGCCAACGGGCTGGAGATCGAACAGGAGCCATGGGCGCGGGCGTTCCCGGAGGGGTGA
- a CDS encoding undecaprenyl-diphosphate phosphatase, which translates to MSWFESLILGLVQGLTEFLPVSSSAHLRLTAAFAGWEDPGAAFTAITQIGTETAVLIYFRKDIARIISAWFRSLTNKAMRSDHDAQMGWLVIIGSIPIGVLGVTLKDQIEGPFRDLRITATTLIVMGIILGVADRLAARDETGGKHRAAKERKSLQDLSVKDGLIYGICQAMALVPGVSRSGATISGGLLMGYTREAAARYSFLLAIPAVLASGAFELKDASEGGHVSWGPTVFATIIAFLVGYAVIAWFMKFITTKSFMPFVYYRILLGILIIVLVSMGALSPHAAESAG; encoded by the coding sequence ATGTCTTGGTTTGAATCCCTCATCCTCGGACTCGTCCAGGGGCTGACCGAGTTCCTTCCCGTCTCCTCCAGTGCGCACCTGCGGCTGACCGCTGCGTTCGCGGGCTGGGAGGACCCGGGAGCGGCCTTCACCGCGATCACCCAGATCGGTACGGAGACGGCGGTACTGATCTATTTCCGCAAGGACATCGCGCGGATCATCTCGGCGTGGTTCCGCTCGCTCACGAACAAGGCGATGCGGAGTGATCACGACGCGCAGATGGGCTGGCTCGTCATCATCGGCTCGATTCCGATCGGTGTGCTGGGCGTCACCCTCAAGGACCAGATCGAGGGGCCGTTCCGCGATCTGCGCATCACGGCGACGACGTTGATCGTGATGGGCATCATCCTCGGCGTCGCCGACCGCCTCGCGGCGCGCGACGAGACGGGCGGAAAGCACCGGGCCGCGAAGGAGCGCAAGTCGCTCCAGGACCTGAGCGTGAAGGACGGCCTGATCTACGGCATCTGCCAGGCGATGGCCCTCGTCCCCGGCGTCTCCCGCTCCGGCGCCACCATCAGCGGCGGCCTCCTCATGGGCTACACGCGCGAGGCCGCGGCCCGCTACTCGTTCCTGCTCGCCATCCCCGCGGTCCTCGCGTCCGGCGCCTTCGAGCTCAAGGACGCGAGCGAGGGCGGCCATGTCTCGTGGGGCCCCACGGTCTTCGCGACGATCATCGCTTTCCTGGTGGGTTACGCCGTTATCGCCTGGTTCATGAAGTTCATCACGACCAAGAGCTTCATGCCGTTCGTCTACTACCGCATCCTGCTCGGCATCCTGATCATCGTGCTGGTCAGCATGGGCGCGCTGAGCCCGCACGCGGCCGAGTCGGCGGGCTGA
- a CDS encoding Gfo/Idh/MocA family protein, with protein MRTSRDATTSKTTEHEDIEHASNQYESAERESRPAVPLDGRRIKAAVIGTGAIASGSHLPALATLAAEGEVEIVAAVDIDADAVKRFCADGGVPHGYTDLDRMLAEQRPDLVSICTPPTLHRDQSVAALRAGAWVWCEKPPVPTLADFDAVETEEGVEGGPYASIVFQHRFGSGARHVRRLIADGAMGRPLVAHCQTTWYRNAAYYAVPWRGKWETEGGGPAMGHGIHQMDLLLDLLGPWSEVRAMAGRLVHDVQTEDVSTALVRFESGALATAVNSVLSPDEVSRIRIDCERATVELTHLYGHSNENWRITPAPDAPAEDVAAWQDFGADVPSSHLAQLRDLVASMRAGERPRSSGADGRTSLELITALYKSAFTDVTVRAGEIGPGDPYYTALHGGAPGWAPTKHEEASA; from the coding sequence ATGCGTACCTCACGCGACGCCACCACCAGCAAGACGACCGAGCACGAGGACATCGAGCACGCGAGCAACCAGTACGAGAGCGCCGAGCGCGAGAGCCGGCCGGCGGTTCCGCTCGACGGCCGCCGGATCAAGGCCGCCGTCATCGGCACCGGAGCCATCGCTTCCGGCAGCCATCTGCCCGCACTCGCCACACTGGCCGCCGAAGGCGAGGTGGAGATCGTCGCCGCGGTCGACATCGACGCCGACGCGGTGAAGCGCTTCTGCGCGGACGGCGGTGTCCCGCACGGCTACACCGATCTCGACCGGATGCTGGCGGAACAGCGCCCGGACCTCGTGTCCATCTGCACCCCGCCGACCCTCCACCGCGACCAGTCCGTCGCCGCCCTGCGCGCCGGCGCCTGGGTGTGGTGCGAGAAGCCGCCCGTGCCGACCCTCGCCGACTTCGACGCCGTGGAGACGGAGGAGGGGGTCGAGGGCGGTCCGTACGCCTCCATCGTCTTCCAGCACCGGTTCGGCTCGGGCGCCCGGCACGTACGGCGTCTGATCGCCGACGGGGCCATGGGGCGGCCCCTCGTGGCGCACTGCCAGACCACCTGGTACCGCAACGCCGCCTACTACGCCGTGCCCTGGCGCGGGAAGTGGGAGACCGAGGGCGGCGGGCCCGCCATGGGACACGGCATCCACCAGATGGACCTGCTGCTCGACCTGCTCGGGCCGTGGAGCGAGGTGCGGGCCATGGCCGGGCGTCTGGTGCACGACGTACAGACGGAGGACGTCTCGACCGCGCTCGTACGCTTCGAGAGCGGCGCGCTCGCGACCGCGGTCAACAGCGTGCTCAGCCCGGACGAGGTCAGCCGGATCCGCATCGACTGCGAGCGGGCGACGGTCGAACTCACCCATCTCTACGGGCACAGCAACGAGAACTGGCGCATCACCCCGGCACCGGACGCACCCGCGGAGGACGTGGCGGCCTGGCAGGACTTCGGCGCCGACGTGCCGAGCTCGCACCTGGCCCAGCTGCGTGACCTGGTCGCGAGCATGCGCGCGGGCGAGCGGCCGCGCAGCAGCGGGGCCGACGGACGCACCAGCCTGGAGCTGATCACCGCGCTCTACAAGTCGGCGTTCACGGACGTCACCGTCCGCGCCGGCGAGATCGGGCCCGGCGACCCCTACTACACCGCCCTGCACGGCGGCGCGCCCGGCTGGGCACCCACGAAGCACGAGGAGGCATCGGCATGA
- a CDS encoding PmoA family protein translates to MTAQDGLRIVHAHGDRITITEPTTGVDLLSYVYGPEAAWEAPKPYLHPLRTLAGNVVTDYRPNDHRWHKGLQMTASHLSGANLWGGNTYVHGEGYLELPERVGSMTHVAFDEVRADSDRLVIAERLTWHPFDGSLWAEEERRVEVHDVDPVSGSWALTWTTSVTNRRDEPLRFGSPTTAGREMAGYTGLFWRGPRGFRDGRIIGPDGEGPDLMGEQAPWLAYSAEHDVADGYATLVFAHAPENDHTGEGGAHPAHWFVRNEPFAAVAPSFAFFDELELAPGEALTRRYRVVVADGAWEREEIAKYLAVHPW, encoded by the coding sequence ATGACCGCACAGGACGGCCTGCGCATCGTCCACGCCCACGGCGACCGCATCACGATCACCGAACCCACCACCGGTGTCGACCTGTTGAGCTACGTGTACGGCCCCGAGGCGGCCTGGGAGGCCCCGAAGCCGTATCTGCACCCGCTCAGGACGCTCGCGGGCAACGTTGTCACGGACTACCGGCCCAACGACCACCGCTGGCACAAGGGTCTGCAGATGACCGCCTCGCATCTGTCGGGGGCGAACCTGTGGGGCGGCAACACATACGTTCACGGAGAGGGGTATCTCGAACTCCCTGAGCGTGTCGGTTCGATGACGCACGTCGCGTTCGACGAGGTGCGCGCCGACAGCGACCGCTTGGTCATCGCCGAGCGGCTCACCTGGCATCCGTTCGACGGCTCGCTGTGGGCGGAGGAGGAGCGCCGCGTCGAGGTGCACGACGTGGACCCGGTGTCCGGTTCCTGGGCGCTGACCTGGACGACCTCCGTCACCAACCGCCGTGACGAACCCCTGCGGTTCGGCAGCCCCACGACGGCCGGGCGGGAGATGGCCGGCTACACGGGCCTGTTCTGGCGCGGCCCCCGCGGTTTCCGGGACGGCCGGATCATCGGGCCCGACGGTGAGGGCCCCGACCTGATGGGCGAGCAGGCGCCCTGGCTCGCGTACTCGGCGGAGCACGACGTCGCCGACGGGTACGCGACGCTCGTCTTCGCGCACGCCCCCGAGAACGACCACACGGGCGAGGGCGGCGCACACCCGGCCCACTGGTTCGTCCGCAACGAGCCGTTCGCGGCCGTCGCCCCCTCCTTCGCCTTCTTCGACGAGCTGGAGCTCGCACCCGGCGAGGCCCTCACCCGCCGTTACCGCGTCGTCGTCGCCGACGGTGCCTGGGAGCGCGAGGAGATCGCCAAGTACCTGGCGGTGCACCCGTGGTGA
- a CDS encoding cupin domain-containing protein: MSAAEGFAGLPGGVAVSHLSVYDWPADDGVCGGTPHLHLTCSEAYVVTGGRGAVQTLTTSGYEVTPLAPGTVAWFTPGTIHRLVNEDDLRITVLMQNSGLPEAGDAVLTLPPKYLTDPETYAAATVIPADAPEEEKERFARARRDLALEGYRALREADGPEPLAAFQRAAAELVRPRLAEWRERWRRGAEAAAAATGEQLDRLERGDVSHLADAVVRAEQPSAYGKFGMCGRLDVYRGA, encoded by the coding sequence GTGAGCGCGGCCGAGGGCTTCGCCGGTCTCCCCGGAGGCGTCGCCGTCTCGCATCTGTCGGTCTACGACTGGCCCGCCGACGACGGGGTGTGCGGCGGAACTCCTCATCTGCACCTGACCTGTTCGGAGGCGTACGTCGTCACCGGCGGGCGCGGCGCGGTGCAGACCCTGACGACCTCCGGGTACGAGGTCACACCGCTCGCGCCCGGCACGGTCGCCTGGTTCACGCCCGGCACGATCCACCGGCTGGTCAACGAGGACGATCTGCGCATCACCGTCCTCATGCAGAACAGCGGGCTTCCGGAGGCCGGGGACGCGGTACTCACCCTGCCGCCGAAGTACCTGACCGACCCGGAGACGTACGCCGCCGCGACCGTCATCCCGGCGGACGCGCCCGAGGAGGAGAAGGAGCGGTTCGCCCGCGCCCGGCGCGACCTCGCCCTGGAGGGCTACCGGGCGCTGCGCGAGGCGGACGGACCCGAGCCGCTCGCCGCGTTCCAGCGGGCCGCCGCCGAGCTCGTACGCCCCCGGCTCGCCGAGTGGCGTGAGCGGTGGCGGCGGGGTGCCGAGGCGGCGGCCGCGGCGACCGGGGAACAGCTCGACCGGCTGGAGCGGGGGGACGTGTCCCACCTCGCCGACGCCGTCGTGCGGGCCGAACAGCCGTCCGCGTACGGGAAGTTCGGGATGTGCGGACGACTCGACGTGTACCGGGGGGCGTAG
- a CDS encoding winged helix-turn-helix transcriptional regulator codes for MKDARPCSIADTLVLVGEKYSLLVLREVTLGATRFDQLVRNIGAPRDVLTSRLKRLVDAGVLEKVAYSEKPPRFEYRPTRAGLELEPVLLTLMAWGDRHLNAGDRPMVLEHVGGPGHAGGHELVPVVTCAECGEAVRHDDLTAHPQAPGWTATGPAAA; via the coding sequence ATGAAGGACGCCCGCCCCTGCTCGATCGCCGACACCCTCGTGCTCGTCGGCGAGAAGTACTCCCTGCTCGTCCTGCGCGAGGTGACCCTGGGCGCCACGCGGTTCGACCAGCTGGTCCGCAACATCGGCGCCCCGCGCGACGTGCTGACGAGCCGCCTGAAGCGGCTGGTGGACGCCGGTGTGCTGGAGAAGGTCGCCTACAGCGAGAAGCCGCCGCGCTTCGAGTACCGGCCCACGCGGGCCGGTCTGGAGCTGGAGCCCGTGCTCCTCACGCTCATGGCGTGGGGCGACCGCCATCTCAACGCCGGCGACCGCCCCATGGTGCTCGAACACGTCGGCGGTCCCGGACACGCGGGCGGCCACGAACTGGTCCCGGTCGTCACCTGCGCCGAGTGCGGCGAGGCGGTCCGGCACGACGACCTGACGGCCCACCCGCAGGCCCCGGGGTGGACGGCGACGGGGCCCGCGGCGGCGTAG